In Flavobacterium sp. WV_118_3, one DNA window encodes the following:
- a CDS encoding 2-hydroxyacid dehydrogenase — protein sequence MRQPVKILHIDSNHPVLWDRLVAAGFENHEDYKSCKEAVEAKIHEYHGIVIRSRFKIDKTFLDKATNLKFIARVGAGLESIDCVYAEQKGVHLIAAPEGNRNAVGEHALGMLLSLLNKLNKADREVRSGHWNREANRGYELDGKTVGIIGYGNMGKSFAKKLRGFEVEVLCYDILDHVGDANARQVSLLELQKKADVLSLHTPWTPETDKMINTAFIEAFSKPFWFLNTARGNSVVTTDLVTALIQGKVLGAGLDVLEYEKLSFENLFTDDKTPEALQYLLQAENVLLTPHIAGWTFESKEKLAQVIVDKILVCCNS from the coding sequence ATGAGACAACCTGTGAAAATTCTGCATATCGACAGTAATCACCCGGTTTTATGGGACAGATTGGTCGCGGCCGGTTTCGAAAATCATGAGGATTATAAATCGTGTAAAGAAGCCGTCGAAGCCAAAATCCACGAATACCACGGTATTGTGATTAGAAGTCGGTTTAAAATCGATAAGACCTTTTTGGATAAAGCGACCAACCTAAAGTTTATCGCCAGAGTGGGTGCCGGTTTGGAAAGTATCGATTGTGTGTATGCGGAACAGAAAGGGGTGCATTTGATTGCCGCTCCGGAAGGAAACCGAAATGCGGTAGGAGAGCATGCGCTTGGGATGCTTTTGTCGCTGTTGAATAAGCTAAATAAAGCCGATCGGGAGGTGCGAAGTGGTCATTGGAACCGTGAAGCGAACCGGGGCTATGAACTCGATGGAAAGACTGTTGGTATTATAGGTTATGGGAATATGGGGAAATCGTTTGCGAAAAAACTACGCGGGTTTGAGGTCGAGGTGCTGTGTTATGATATTCTCGATCATGTGGGCGATGCCAATGCCCGACAAGTGTCGTTGCTGGAATTGCAGAAAAAAGCCGATGTGCTGAGTTTGCACACGCCCTGGACACCGGAAACAGATAAAATGATCAATACAGCTTTTATCGAAGCGTTTTCCAAACCGTTTTGGTTTCTCAATACGGCACGGGGAAATAGTGTGGTTACGACCGATCTGGTTACTGCACTGATTCAGGGGAAAGTATTGGGTGCCGGATTGGATGTGCTGGAATATGAAAAGCTGTCTTTTGAAAATTTATTTACAGATGATAAAACACCGGAAGCATTACAATATTTATTGCAGGCCGAAAATGTACTATTGACACCGCATATTGCCGGGTGGACTTTTGAAAGTAAGGAAAAACTAGCGCAGGTGATCGTTGATAAGATACTTGTATGCTGTAATAGCTAA
- a CDS encoding M1 family aminopeptidase: MKNYFLIFALLATTFSFAQTEEADFSRMVEAEMKAASGMMQFVANANTQNYDITYHKLEFTVDPANYFISGVVTTNFTAKQNMNTITFDLTNALTVSSVKQGSTSLIFTQNANDELVITLPTTLTSGASSSVVITYSGAPGTANNAFTASYHSGNPIIWTLSEPYGAKDWWPCKQDLNDKVNTIDVYITAPSQYVSVANGLQVSSTDNGNGTKTTHFHHGYPIPAYLIAIAVTNYQIYNQVGGVAPNTFPIVNYIYPEGSFTTQSNLAPTPSIINLYETLIGPYPFRNEKYGHAQCGFGGGMEHTTVSFMGGFSRSLIAHEMAHQWFGDKVTCGSWKDIWLNEGITEFMSGMVVKNLTSNTSFISWKDSKINNITSQPDGNLYLTDAQLSNVGRIFSSRITYDKGSMVTNMLRFKMGDTNFFQALRNYLNDPALAYGYAITPQLKAHLETVSGLDLTEFFNDWVYNQGYPTYNITVQNLGAGQAKIKVTQSQSHPSVSYFEMPLPIRLKNGTLTQDVIVDNTTNGQEFIVSVPFTVTSFEFDPEKDIISKNNTTSLDTRSFAISDTILLYPNPTSDRVTIQLPPHIELENIEIYNALGQLVSTQPKSEFSVSALSNGIHFIKINTSEGVFHKNFIKK; the protein is encoded by the coding sequence ATGAAAAACTATTTCTTAATTTTTGCATTACTGGCAACCACTTTTTCGTTCGCCCAAACCGAAGAAGCCGATTTTTCCAGAATGGTCGAGGCCGAAATGAAGGCTGCATCCGGCATGATGCAATTTGTAGCAAATGCCAATACCCAGAATTACGACATCACCTACCACAAACTCGAATTCACGGTAGATCCGGCCAATTATTTTATTTCAGGCGTCGTAACAACTAACTTTACAGCCAAACAAAACATGAACACCATCACCTTTGACCTAACAAATGCGCTAACGGTGAGCAGTGTTAAACAGGGAAGCACCAGCCTAATATTTACGCAAAACGCAAACGACGAATTGGTAATTACGCTCCCAACAACCTTAACATCCGGTGCTTCGAGTTCAGTAGTCATAACCTATTCCGGCGCGCCAGGCACCGCGAACAACGCTTTTACAGCCAGTTATCACTCCGGAAACCCAATTATCTGGACACTTTCCGAGCCCTATGGCGCCAAAGACTGGTGGCCATGTAAACAGGATCTTAATGACAAAGTCAATACTATTGATGTTTATATTACGGCGCCGTCACAATATGTAAGTGTTGCCAACGGACTACAGGTTAGCAGCACCGACAATGGCAACGGAACCAAAACGACCCATTTTCACCACGGTTACCCGATTCCGGCCTATCTGATCGCCATAGCCGTAACCAACTACCAGATTTACAATCAGGTTGGCGGTGTGGCGCCCAACACTTTCCCAATAGTCAATTACATCTACCCGGAAGGTTCTTTTACCACGCAATCCAATTTAGCCCCTACACCCTCGATCATCAACCTATATGAAACCCTGATTGGCCCGTATCCGTTCCGCAACGAAAAATACGGTCATGCCCAATGTGGATTTGGTGGTGGAATGGAACACACGACTGTTTCCTTTATGGGTGGTTTTAGCAGAAGCCTTATTGCCCACGAAATGGCACACCAATGGTTTGGCGACAAAGTAACTTGCGGCAGCTGGAAAGACATCTGGCTTAACGAAGGCATCACCGAATTTATGTCCGGAATGGTTGTTAAAAACCTAACCAGTAACACCTCTTTTATCAGCTGGAAAGACTCTAAAATAAACAACATTACTTCCCAACCGGATGGCAATTTGTATTTAACCGATGCGCAACTATCCAATGTCGGTCGTATTTTCAGTAGCCGTATCACCTATGACAAAGGCTCGATGGTAACCAATATGCTACGGTTTAAAATGGGTGACACCAACTTTTTTCAGGCGCTTCGCAACTACCTGAACGATCCGGCTCTGGCCTACGGTTATGCCATCACACCGCAACTAAAAGCACATCTTGAAACCGTATCCGGACTGGATCTTACCGAGTTTTTTAACGACTGGGTATACAACCAGGGTTATCCGACCTATAACATCACCGTTCAAAATCTGGGCGCAGGACAAGCTAAAATAAAAGTAACCCAATCCCAATCCCATCCCTCAGTAAGCTATTTTGAAATGCCACTTCCGATTCGTTTAAAAAACGGCACCCTGACACAGGATGTTATTGTAGATAACACGACCAACGGACAAGAGTTTATTGTTTCGGTTCCTTTTACCGTTACCAGTTTCGAATTCGATCCGGAAAAAGATATTATTTCCAAAAACAATACTACTTCTTTGGACACCCGTTCGTTTGCTATTTCCGATACTATTCTGTTATATCCAAATCCAACAAGCGACCGTGTTACCATTCAGTTACCACCCCATATCGAACTGGAGAATATTGAAATTTACAACGCTTTGGGACAGTTAGTCAGCACTCAACCTAAGTCGGAATTTTCGGTAAGCGCTTTATCTAACGGAATCCATTTCATAAAAATCAATACTTCCGAAGGTGTCTTTCATAAAAATT
- a CDS encoding tetratricopeptide repeat protein, translated as MKNFFSYIALLCSVFVFAQNEQLAQNYFDRGEFEKAMVIYEDLLKAQPNNYQYFQKQVACYQQLKQYAKAEEMIRIRIDRFKQNNLYVELGYNYQLQKDMDKANKAYQKALDVIKENPNNVYGVASLFEQKVLLEQALKAYELGIAGNPGFNFDYQIALLQGQLGNLELMVDKLLDYAYRNPQNAPLVQSQLARFMMEDTQESFNANLRKALLIRTQKTQDIFWNQFLSWFFVQQKEYGKAFIQEKAIFKRNPDNFYTIINLAKLAVQEQENDTAKEILDFILLNTQDLDLQMEAHYQLLTMDIEKATPKEYPLLQEKLNLLLKQYGISPYSLRLQVLKAHFEAFYLKQFETARQILTKALELPLNNYQKADVKMELADVLLLDEKFNQAIIYYAQIEDDLKNDEVGHEASLKMAKASYFKGDFDWAQQQFKVLKASSSQLIANDALELFLLINDHTAQDSTRVALKKFAKADFLLYQNKTDEALNGFRTLLKEQKGQSVEDETLLKIGRILEEKKEYAEALKVYQEIIEKHAEGIYVDEALFFSAEIYRKDLPDVEKAKALYEKVIFNHQDSIYYVDARNNYRKLRGDNNL; from the coding sequence ATGAAAAACTTTTTTTCCTATATCGCTCTGTTATGCTCGGTGTTTGTTTTCGCACAAAACGAACAGCTGGCGCAAAACTATTTCGATAGGGGAGAGTTTGAAAAAGCAATGGTGATCTATGAAGATTTGCTGAAAGCGCAACCGAATAATTATCAGTATTTTCAAAAACAGGTTGCCTGCTACCAACAGCTAAAACAATATGCCAAAGCGGAAGAAATGATCCGAATCCGGATCGACCGTTTTAAGCAAAACAACCTTTATGTAGAACTGGGCTACAACTACCAGTTGCAAAAGGATATGGATAAAGCCAATAAAGCCTATCAGAAAGCATTGGACGTTATCAAAGAAAATCCGAATAATGTTTACGGTGTTGCGAGTCTTTTCGAACAGAAAGTGCTACTCGAACAAGCCTTAAAAGCCTATGAACTCGGAATCGCCGGGAATCCAGGTTTTAATTTCGATTATCAGATTGCCTTGTTACAGGGACAATTGGGGAATCTGGAACTCATGGTGGATAAACTGCTCGATTATGCCTATCGCAATCCGCAAAACGCTCCGTTGGTACAAAGTCAGCTGGCGCGTTTTATGATGGAAGATACACAGGAGTCGTTTAATGCCAATCTTCGGAAAGCATTGTTGATTCGTACGCAAAAAACACAGGATATTTTCTGGAACCAGTTTCTGAGCTGGTTTTTTGTACAGCAAAAGGAATACGGAAAAGCCTTTATTCAGGAAAAAGCCATTTTTAAACGAAATCCGGATAATTTTTATACAATCATTAACCTGGCCAAACTGGCCGTTCAGGAACAGGAAAACGATACGGCAAAAGAGATACTGGATTTTATACTGCTCAATACACAGGATCTGGATTTGCAAATGGAAGCCCATTATCAGCTATTGACGATGGATATCGAAAAGGCAACGCCAAAAGAATATCCATTACTTCAGGAAAAGTTAAACCTATTGCTAAAACAATATGGTATTTCACCGTATTCGTTGCGACTACAGGTTTTAAAAGCGCATTTTGAAGCCTTCTATCTGAAACAATTTGAAACGGCACGCCAGATATTGACCAAGGCATTGGAGTTGCCGCTCAATAATTATCAGAAAGCCGACGTGAAAATGGAACTTGCCGATGTGTTGCTGCTGGATGAAAAGTTCAATCAGGCGATTATCTATTATGCGCAGATTGAAGACGATTTAAAAAACGATGAAGTCGGACATGAAGCCAGTCTGAAAATGGCAAAAGCCAGCTACTTTAAAGGCGATTTCGACTGGGCGCAACAACAATTCAAAGTGCTAAAAGCCTCTTCCTCTCAGTTGATCGCCAACGACGCGTTGGAATTATTTCTTTTGATTAATGATCATACCGCACAGGACAGTACGCGAGTGGCCTTAAAGAAATTTGCCAAAGCCGATTTCCTGTTGTATCAAAATAAAACAGACGAAGCGTTAAACGGGTTTCGTACGCTTCTAAAAGAACAGAAAGGACAAAGCGTTGAGGATGAAACACTATTGAAAATCGGACGTATTCTGGAAGAGAAAAAAGAATATGCCGAGGCGTTAAAAGTCTATCAGGAGATTATCGAGAAACATGCCGAAGGGATTTATGTAGACGAAGCCCTGTTTTTTTCGGCCGAAATTTACCGAAAGGATTTACCCGATGTCGAAAAAGCAAAAGCCCTGTATGAAAAGGTTATTTTTAACCATCAGGATAGTATTTACTACGTAGACGCCCGGAATAATTACAGAAAATTAAGAGGGGATAACAATTTATAA
- the proC gene encoding pyrroline-5-carboxylate reductase: protein MKIVVIGGGNLGTAIALGIVRFTTDNQVIVTRRNPEAIRFLESDGILLSSDNKNAVQMADVVVLTVKPYQVAAIISELKPFLKGKIVASAVSGLSMEMLQEQLGATALAIRIMPNIAIQFGSSATCVTVREEDQTTVKSFLSVLEQLGSVVLIDEKMMDAATVLGACGTAYALRYIRAAMQAGIEIGFDAQTALAIASQTVKGAAEMALREKVHPEQLIDRVTTPKGCTIAGLNEMEHQGFSSSLIKGIKTSLNNIKGI, encoded by the coding sequence ATGAAAATTGTAGTTATAGGTGGTGGTAATTTAGGTACCGCCATCGCTTTGGGTATTGTCCGTTTTACAACGGATAATCAGGTGATCGTAACCAGGAGAAATCCGGAGGCGATCCGTTTCTTGGAATCGGATGGGATTTTGCTTTCTTCCGATAATAAAAATGCGGTTCAAATGGCCGATGTAGTCGTGTTAACGGTCAAACCCTATCAGGTAGCTGCAATTATTTCCGAATTAAAACCGTTTTTAAAAGGAAAAATAGTCGCCTCGGCGGTTAGTGGTCTTTCTATGGAAATGCTACAGGAGCAGTTGGGAGCAACCGCACTGGCCATCCGGATTATGCCCAATATCGCCATTCAGTTCGGATCGTCTGCAACCTGTGTAACGGTTCGTGAGGAAGATCAGACTACGGTTAAGTCTTTTTTAAGCGTGCTGGAACAATTGGGATCGGTAGTGCTTATAGACGAAAAAATGATGGATGCGGCTACGGTTCTCGGTGCTTGTGGAACAGCCTATGCTTTGCGCTATATTCGTGCCGCGATGCAGGCGGGTATCGAAATTGGTTTCGATGCACAAACGGCACTGGCTATCGCGTCACAAACGGTTAAAGGTGCGGCCGAAATGGCTTTACGGGAAAAAGTACATCCGGAACAGTTAATCGATCGTGTAACAACGCCTAAAGGTTGCACGATTGCAGGACTAAATGAAATGGAACACCAGGGATTCAGTTCGTCGCTGATCAAAGGAATTAAAACATCGTTAAACAATATTAAAGGGATATGA
- a CDS encoding VOC family protein yields MDKKQSKRVTGIGGFFFKCDDPNTVKQWYRERLGIPVGDYGWSFTWKDEEGNDGLTQWSPFAANTRYFEPSEKQFMMNFRVENLVELLETLKAEGVTVVGEMEEYDYGKFGWVLDPEGNKIELWEPK; encoded by the coding sequence ATGGACAAAAAACAAAGTAAAAGAGTAACCGGAATTGGCGGTTTTTTCTTTAAATGCGACGACCCGAATACGGTAAAACAATGGTATAGAGAACGTCTTGGAATTCCGGTTGGTGATTACGGATGGTCGTTTACCTGGAAAGACGAAGAAGGAAACGATGGACTGACACAGTGGTCGCCATTTGCGGCAAATACCCGTTATTTTGAGCCGAGTGAAAAGCAGTTTATGATGAATTTTAGAGTGGAGAACCTGGTGGAATTACTTGAGACGCTTAAAGCAGAAGGTGTTACGGTTGTGGGGGAGATGGAAGAGTACGATTATGGTAAGTTTGGCTGGGTTTTGGATCCTGAGGGAAATAAAATTGAACTTTGGGAGCCTAAATAA
- a CDS encoding DUF4286 family protein, protein MIIYNVTINIHESVHDQWMKWMQEKHIADVMATGKFSTARMVKVLVEEEMGGVTYSIQYTTDSKETLQRYYDEDAPRLRAEGFALFGDKMLAFRTELELISDH, encoded by the coding sequence ATGATTATTTACAATGTGACGATCAATATACACGAGAGTGTACATGACCAATGGATGAAATGGATGCAGGAGAAGCATATAGCCGATGTAATGGCTACCGGAAAGTTTTCAACGGCGCGGATGGTAAAAGTATTGGTGGAGGAAGAAATGGGCGGTGTAACCTATTCCATTCAGTATACGACCGATAGTAAGGAAACGTTGCAACGGTATTACGACGAAGACGCGCCACGCCTGAGAGCAGAAGGATTTGCACTTTTTGGAGATAAAATGTTGGCGTTCCGTACGGAATTAGAATTGATCAGCGATCATTAA
- the serS gene encoding serine--tRNA ligase, with protein MLQIAFIRENQEKVIQALAKRNLDAKAMVEEVVALDEKRRATQVELDNILAESNKLSKDIGELMKGGEKAKAEILKEKTVALKEKSKELTEVLNTVSDQMIHELYKLPNMPADVVPEGKSADDNETVFEEGAIPVLHEGAMPHWELAKKYDIIDFELGTKISGAGFPVYKGKGARLQRALISYFLDKNTDAGYKEYQVPHLINEASGYGTGQLPDKEGQMYHVGIDDLYLIPTAEVPVTNMFRDVILQESELPVMCTGYTPCFRREAGSYGAHVRGLNRLHQFDKVEIVRIEHPEKSYEALEGMVEHVKTLLQELKLPYRILRLCGGDMGFTSALTYDFEVFSTAQDRWLEISSVSNFETFQANRLKLRFRDKDGKNHLAHTLNGSSLALPRVLAGILENYQTPEGIVIPEVLRPYTGFDIIN; from the coding sequence ATGTTACAGATAGCATTTATTAGAGAAAACCAGGAAAAAGTAATCCAGGCTTTGGCAAAACGAAATTTAGACGCTAAAGCAATGGTTGAAGAAGTGGTGGCTTTAGATGAAAAGCGCCGCGCAACGCAAGTGGAATTGGATAATATTTTGGCGGAATCGAACAAGCTATCGAAAGACATCGGTGAGTTGATGAAAGGTGGTGAAAAAGCCAAAGCAGAAATCCTGAAAGAAAAAACAGTCGCTTTAAAAGAGAAAAGTAAAGAGTTAACGGAAGTTTTAAATACCGTTTCGGATCAGATGATTCACGAGTTGTATAAATTACCGAATATGCCGGCCGATGTGGTTCCGGAAGGTAAATCAGCCGATGATAACGAAACCGTTTTTGAAGAAGGGGCGATCCCGGTATTGCACGAAGGGGCGATGCCGCATTGGGAACTGGCTAAAAAATACGACATTATCGATTTCGAACTGGGAACCAAAATTTCCGGTGCCGGTTTTCCGGTGTATAAAGGAAAAGGAGCGCGTTTGCAACGGGCGTTGATCTCCTATTTCCTGGATAAAAATACCGATGCCGGTTATAAAGAATATCAGGTGCCACACTTAATCAACGAAGCATCGGGTTACGGAACCGGACAGTTGCCGGATAAAGAAGGGCAAATGTATCATGTGGGGATCGACGATTTGTATTTGATCCCAACTGCCGAAGTACCGGTAACAAATATGTTCCGCGATGTTATTTTACAGGAAAGCGAATTGCCGGTTATGTGTACCGGATATACGCCGTGTTTCCGTCGTGAAGCGGGTTCTTACGGAGCACACGTTCGTGGATTAAACCGTTTGCACCAGTTTGATAAAGTGGAAATCGTACGAATTGAACATCCGGAAAAATCATACGAAGCTTTGGAAGGAATGGTTGAACACGTGAAAACCCTGTTACAGGAATTGAAATTGCCATACCGTATCCTGCGTTTATGCGGTGGTGATATGGGATTCACATCGGCATTAACCTATGATTTTGAAGTGTTTTCAACAGCACAGGATCGTTGGTTGGAAATCAGTTCTGTGTCGAATTTCGAAACCTTTCAGGCAAATCGTCTGAAGTTGCGTTTTAGAGATAAAGACGGGAAAAATCATTTGGCACACACGCTTAACGGAAGTTCATTAGCATTGCCAAGAGTACTGGCCGGAATTCTGGAAAACTATCAGACTCCGGAAGGAATCGTAATTCCGGAAGTGTTGCGTCCATATACCGGATTTGATATCATTAATTAA
- the mgtE gene encoding magnesium transporter, giving the protein MEFKISRDFIAQIEQLISENKGNELENLLQEIHYADIAEIMEELDDYEASYLFKILDSEKTAEILLELDEEVREKILRNLSAKEIAEELDELNTDDAADIIAELPQSKKEEVISELEDVEHAKDIVDLLRYDEDTAGGLMAKELVKVNENWNVLTCVKEMRHQAENVSRVHSIYVVDDEERLKGRLSLKDLLTTSTKTPISEVYIKKVDYVKVDTKDVEVARIMQKYDLEAIPVIDELGRLVGRITIDDIVDVIKEEADKDYQLAAGISQDVEADDSILELTRARLPWLVLALLGGFISVRVLGLFDGAMDKHPELFFFTPLIAAMAGNVGVQSSAIIVQGLANNTLSGSLWSRLLKEITLSLLNGLILGLILLIGSHFLLNVNFMLGITVTVALLSVIVTASVLGTFIPMTLNRYGIDPALATGPFITTSNDICGILIYFSIAKMILGF; this is encoded by the coding sequence ATGGAGTTTAAAATCAGCAGAGACTTTATTGCTCAGATTGAGCAACTAATCAGTGAAAACAAAGGGAACGAACTTGAAAATTTGCTCCAGGAGATTCACTATGCTGATATTGCCGAAATTATGGAGGAACTCGATGATTACGAGGCAAGCTATCTTTTTAAAATACTCGACAGTGAGAAAACAGCGGAAATCCTCCTCGAATTGGATGAGGAAGTCCGTGAAAAAATCTTAAGAAATCTTTCGGCAAAAGAGATCGCCGAAGAGCTGGATGAGCTGAATACGGACGACGCGGCCGATATTATCGCGGAATTACCACAATCGAAAAAAGAAGAAGTTATTTCCGAGCTGGAAGACGTCGAACACGCCAAGGATATTGTCGACTTGTTGCGGTATGACGAAGATACAGCCGGAGGTTTAATGGCGAAAGAGCTCGTGAAAGTGAACGAAAACTGGAACGTGCTCACTTGTGTAAAGGAAATGCGCCATCAGGCGGAAAACGTTTCCCGCGTACATTCGATTTATGTGGTGGATGATGAAGAAAGACTAAAAGGGCGTTTGTCGTTAAAAGACTTGTTGACGACATCAACGAAAACGCCGATTAGCGAAGTATATATTAAAAAAGTCGACTATGTAAAAGTCGATACCAAAGACGTGGAAGTGGCTCGGATCATGCAAAAGTATGACTTGGAGGCGATTCCGGTGATCGACGAATTGGGTCGATTGGTGGGGCGCATTACGATCGATGATATCGTAGACGTGATCAAGGAAGAAGCCGACAAAGATTACCAGTTGGCGGCCGGTATCTCGCAAGACGTTGAGGCGGATGATAGTATTCTGGAGTTGACCCGTGCGCGTTTGCCATGGTTGGTATTGGCGTTGTTGGGTGGTTTTATCAGTGTACGCGTATTAGGTCTTTTCGACGGAGCGATGGATAAACATCCGGAGTTGTTCTTTTTTACACCGTTAATCGCCGCAATGGCAGGAAATGTCGGTGTGCAATCCTCGGCAATTATTGTTCAGGGTCTTGCCAATAATACATTAAGCGGTTCGTTATGGAGTCGATTGTTAAAAGAGATTACACTGAGCTTATTAAACGGATTGATCTTAGGACTTATCCTGTTAATCGGTAGCCATTTTCTTTTAAATGTGAACTTTATGCTGGGAATTACCGTTACGGTAGCCCTGCTTTCCGTGATTGTCACGGCGTCTGTACTGGGAACCTTTATTCCCATGACGTTAAACCGATATGGTATTGACCCCGCATTGGCCACCGGGCCTTTTATTACAACCAGTAATGATATCTGCGGAATTCTGATTTACTTTTCCATAGCCAAAATGATCTTAGGCTTTTAA
- a CDS encoding DUF2752 domain-containing protein — protein sequence MLTFQNEHNHLDEAQSLCPFKMLTGFPCPGCGITKSLVYIYEGDLSRSLHFHLFGPFVFALCLAAILILSVELFTGKSYFRSLFYSKKVAYFLATILVVYHVIRLFYFVSDNTFDDILRQSIWK from the coding sequence TTGCTTACGTTTCAAAACGAGCACAATCATCTGGATGAAGCGCAATCGCTGTGTCCGTTTAAGATGCTCACCGGATTCCCTTGTCCGGGTTGCGGAATCACAAAATCGTTGGTTTATATCTATGAAGGCGATTTATCAAGAAGCCTTCATTTTCATTTATTCGGGCCATTTGTCTTTGCCTTGTGCCTTGCTGCAATACTCATATTATCCGTGGAGCTTTTTACCGGTAAAAGCTATTTCAGATCCCTTTTTTATAGTAAAAAAGTTGCCTATTTTCTGGCTACTATATTGGTGGTGTATCATGTGATACGGTTGTTTTATTTTGTGTCGGATAACACTTTCGACGATATCTTGCGACAATCCATCTGGAAATAA
- the rsmA gene encoding 16S rRNA (adenine(1518)-N(6)/adenine(1519)-N(6))-dimethyltransferase RsmA produces MDKVRAKKHLGQHFLNDENIAQKIADTLTLNGYQKVLEIGPGMGVLTKYLLEKPIETYVIEIDTESVEYLQTHYLKLSNRILSKDFLRYNLSETFGDDPLAIIGNFPYNISSQIVFRVLEMRDRIPEFSGMFQKEVAERICEKKGSKAYGILSVLVQAFYDTEYLFTVSEHVFTPPPKVKSGVMRMRRKENYKLPCEEKLFFNVVKTAFNQRRKTLRNSLKTFQLSDNLREDSIFDLRPEQLSVEQFIELTQKIAADGV; encoded by the coding sequence ATGGATAAGGTAAGAGCTAAAAAACATTTGGGACAACACTTCCTGAATGATGAAAATATTGCCCAAAAAATTGCCGATACACTAACCTTAAACGGGTATCAGAAAGTGTTGGAAATCGGTCCGGGTATGGGAGTGCTAACCAAGTATCTTCTGGAAAAACCAATCGAAACCTACGTGATCGAAATTGATACCGAATCGGTCGAATACCTGCAAACGCATTATCTGAAGTTGTCCAATCGTATCCTCTCAAAAGATTTCTTGCGATACAACCTTTCGGAAACGTTTGGGGATGATCCGTTGGCGATTATCGGGAATTTTCCGTACAATATTTCGTCGCAAATCGTTTTCCGCGTATTGGAAATGCGGGATCGTATTCCGGAGTTTTCGGGAATGTTCCAAAAAGAAGTGGCCGAACGGATTTGTGAAAAAAAAGGAAGTAAAGCCTACGGTATATTATCCGTTCTGGTTCAGGCTTTTTACGATACGGAATACCTGTTTACCGTGTCGGAACACGTATTTACACCACCGCCAAAAGTGAAGTCGGGCGTAATGCGGATGCGTCGAAAAGAAAACTACAAATTACCATGCGAAGAAAAATTGTTTTTTAATGTGGTAAAGACTGCGTTTAACCAGCGTAGAAAAACATTGAGAAATAGTTTAAAAACTTTCCAGTTGTCGGATAATTTAAGAGAAGATAGTATCTTTGACCTCCGTCCGGAACAATTATCCGTAGAACAATTTATCGAACTCACTCAAAAAATAGCCGCCGATGGAGTTTAA
- a CDS encoding DUF4234 domain-containing protein, translated as MEVKNTNSEDWNSPQIPVFKVDPIMVLVFGIITCGLYLIYWNIKVADVLNAVAERQIISQPVAIFSGCCLPVNLYFYYIAGKDGLPKVYQKIGEPNKDQSVLLLVLGFFFPMVAAMIVQSDINKLYK; from the coding sequence ATGGAAGTAAAAAACACAAATTCAGAGGATTGGAATAGTCCTCAGATCCCGGTATTTAAAGTGGATCCGATCATGGTTTTGGTGTTCGGAATTATTACCTGTGGATTGTACCTTATTTATTGGAATATTAAAGTAGCCGATGTTTTAAACGCGGTGGCCGAAAGACAAATTATCTCCCAACCCGTAGCCATCTTTTCGGGATGTTGTTTGCCTGTTAATTTGTATTTCTATTATATTGCCGGTAAAGACGGTTTGCCTAAAGTATATCAAAAAATTGGAGAACCGAACAAAGATCAGTCGGTTTTATTATTGGTTTTAGGGTTTTTCTTCCCTATGGTAGCTGCAATGATTGTTCAGAGTGATATCAACAAGCTTTACAAATAA